Part of the Nicotiana sylvestris chromosome 2, ASM39365v2, whole genome shotgun sequence genome, ttgtgccataaatctacagaaatctcatcttgtgccgcgttcaattcaccttggcatatttctgcatttgtcctgtacaacgtgccacgagcaactccctttgcaatcaccaatgatcccttagtgagtctccacttttgatttgcaaaataactctcgtatccatctcggtctaaagcaattcccgagatcaagttcatccgcaaatcaggtacatgccgcacatcctttagaaccaatgtgcatccgacatttgtcttgatacaaatgtcaccaatccccgcaatctttgagtaacttgtgttacccattttcactgtgccgaaatcacctgctacatatctgcaaaaaagatctcttaccggtgtggcatggtgagatgccgctgtgtcaaccacccattccgactctggacctgacaggtgcatgcattcctcttcctcatttataaagaggacaacattatcattattttgcaccatggcggctgtgttgtcgtcattcttctggccactggtttcacctttgcccttccttggatttgggcaatctcttttgaagtgacctggttgattacagttgtagcaatttctggctcttgatttggatcggttctttgacttcccacgagctccggatctaccatagttgttcgaactcctttgataactcctgcctctaccttgtgtgatgagagcatgtccttgattttcaggcttctttctcatcttctcattgagtagaagagccgatgtgacatctttcaactcaatagtagtcttaccgtgcaggatggttgttgccaagttatcgtacgaagatggcaacgagttcaatagcaagatggctttatcttcttcctcgattttcactccgaggttggcaagctgtgtgattagtccgttaaacacatttaaatgtgacaaaaaattcgtaccttcactcatgtgtagggcgtataactgcttcttcaggtacaatttatttgtcagcgttttggacatgtataggctttccaaccttgtccaaattccacgtgcagtgtcttcatcaatgatgttatttaccacatcatctgataagtgcaacctgattgcactagcagctctttcatccaagtcagcccaatcctcagctttcatggtatcaggctttttggaatcaacatctagaaccttgtgtaatccttgttggatgagcagatctctcatccttctttgccatgttgagaaaccgttatctccgttgaattttgctacctcgtactttactccggacatttttatttttcaccaagtatagtactaccgacagtgaatagtatttcagtgaacgagcagaacctgtgctctgataccagttgttgggaataaaccccttaccaaaataatattcacggtaataaagcggaataataatgtagcaccgagatacggtaattaacaataataaaagagtaataatgacaccaagatttttacgtggaaaacccttctgaataagggaaaaaaccacgaccccgagaggagcaactgatatcactatagtaaggaattttacactttgtaggtcggagataaatactccaaagaccactacaacactcaaaagaaataaccctcttttgatattctcacctcactacaatatcgcccactctctattttcctcacagactattttcttataccttgtctgtgaaacatcactctttctttctctctttgttggtgtgtagaaatgagagttgaagctctcattttatagccaaagcttcactctctaaagcctaccatatttgacaatttacacacacttttcacaattcaacaaagttggctaccaaaccaaagaaattcaacaaagttggctaccaaaccaaactaattcaacaaggttggctaccaaccaaaccaagtcaacaaggttggctaccaaaccaaagaaaacttttattagacacatgtctaatacttcttcaatgagatggacctTATCAAGAATTCCCTGTATTCTTGTAATTTTTATGTTATTatgaaaaggaaaagaacttAATCTTCCTGTCCATAATATATTAGTCATATTATTTGAGGTTCGAAGGTCAAATTTTATGTGTTAGTGAAGGATAATAGAGTATGTAGCGAACTGCATTCGTTGCGGCTTATTAATGATCTCATGACAAGACAGATACTTTGAAGAAGATGATAGTGTATGTAAAGGGTAACAATGTTTGAAGTAGAATCAATAACTTTTCTGCAGCAGTAACgtcacaaaactattttattgtCACTCCACTATAACAGTAGAATCACATTATTTATAGGGGTAAAGTTCACTTGCTTTAACGTGGCAAAAAATAGCTTCGTGTTATAGTAGGTAAAATTCAGTAATCATAAATGAAATCGAACCTCTTTGGAGAACTCGTTATTTGATACTCTTTAATTGCATAGTTGGTTTCATGATCATCTGAAGGAACGCTGAATCTCTTCAAGTGTTCTTCCTTTGGTTTCAGGAACCCAAAGTCTAACAAAAACAACTGTAGAAGCCGACATCATTGCATAAATAATGAATGTTCCTGcgaaaaaaataactttttagaGTGTTTCAAAGAAGTCTTACAACAGCATAGAAATAGGAGAGAAGTGAAACCTCCTTCGCTCCAAGTCAAAAGCAAGTTTGCTGTCATTGTAACAACCCATGATGTTAGCCAATTGGCCAGTGTAGCAACACTGCCTCCAAGACTTTTAATGTTCACTGGCAATATCTGCATAAATGAACTATATTGTCATATGATATAAACACCAAGTCTGGAATCATGCTCGAATCGCAATTGCTAGTTTTGCTTAGAAGTTCTCAATGATATTTTGAAAATGTTCTTTTGTTAGTATTTATGGTCTGATCTTTTGTTACATTAACATAAAACATATCTTGATCATCTCATGAACTATGAGTTAGCTTCACATACCTCAGACATTATGATCCATGGAATGGACCCTAATCCCAGACCAAATGCCATCACCAAAACCTGGAATTTCATCAGTTAAGGTTATAAAAAAAACATAAGAAAGCACCCATAACGCCATAAAAGGGAGACAAGTGGATGTTGAAGCGTGAAATATACCACAAGTCCAACCAGAGATAATATTCCGAAGGCAGGATGCCAAGATTCAGGTGTAAGATCCTGTGCAAAGTAGAAAAGAATTAAAGTGAGAATAAAGGAGGGTCAAACCCAACGTTAAGCAAGAAATCTTAGCTCCGATAATTGCTTGATGACTTTTCATGCATGTAAAATTTAAGTTACTTACCTTCAGGTAGAATGCTATTGCAACAAGGAAGCTACTAACTGTCATTAACGCCGAGGACATCTGAAAAAAAGTGTGCCAATATAAAAGTTATCTTTCACTtactcttttttcctttaatATGTAGCTAAAATCAATGTGGCAAGACATACAATAAGAAGTACCCTGCGACCCGCCCTGTCCACAAGTGATGCAGCTATAGCAGTAACAATGACCTATAAAAGTACTTCTTCCATCAATACTCAGAACAATATCTGAACAAAAATGAAACACTATATCCCGGAGTGGAACAGACTTACCTGAATAGCCCCGATTCCAAATGTTGCAGCTTTACTCGATGAAACTCCTATTAAGAGCATTGCAATTTAAACCCATGTGTTCAGCCAGTCGCTAATTACGTAGCTTCTCTAGGACTTAAAGCTATGAGTGCAATATAATGACAGAACAGAAGTTATCATGCTATTTTCTTAGAGCAATCTGCACATTTATCCTATTTTGTCCTCTTTTTCTACTTCTACCAACAgaataaagagaaagaaaatgcaCCCTAATGTTCCTAAGCACATTTATATAATCAAAGAATTGACTGACCAGCAGATTTGAAGATGTTACTGGAATAGAATAAGACACCATTTATTCCGCTGAGTTGCTGGAGAGTGAGTAATCCGATACCTATCTGCATATTAGAACTAACTCTCGGAAGTGATCCTTAAGATGAGTAAGGGGCATTGAAGTTGCGTATGTTTACATAGATCAGCATCTCTTGAAACTTAAAATTACAATACGCAAGTATACCAGCAAAGGATAGTAATATCGCTTTCTCTTAAGCTCAGAGAACCTAATTGTAGCTTTTTTACTTGATGATCCCACAGATCTCTGGACAAAGGACATACACAACAAATAAGGACGAAAACATTCTATAAGTTTGTGAAGCAAAGAAGCTTAGAAAATGCAatttaaaggttcaaaataattgaACATCAACAGATAACTGATTCATTTAATTACCTTGATCTCATTCACTTCTAAGGATATGTCAGTATCAAATCCCCTTAGAACTTGCAAAGAAGTTTCAAAATCCTCAAAATTCCCCATTTTAGCCTGTACATAGCACTAGGAATATCAGCATAACAAAAAACCAAAGACCAAGTAGGAACAAAACCGTAGTTTGTTACTCATACCAACCAACGAGGAGATTCCGGTATAAAAAATAGACCAGGTATCAATAATGTGCATGGCAACATTCCTGCAGAGTTGGATTGCAAGTTGAAACAAATTCATTAGTAGAAAGACCGAGACCAATATgtttgattcaagaaaatgacgTGACGTCACAGTTCAACTGCtcaaaaacgaaaaaagaaacaaaaaatccaaTTGATAAAGCTAGAAGCACTAAATCATGATCTCAATCAAACATGCAGCTTCAGTAACTTGAGAACGTTCAAGAATGTATATAATGTTAATTGTGTTGTTGGAAGATCCGCTTATCACATAAGGTTACTATTTCTGTTTAATGGTACAGCATAAACTTGATGAATGTGACAAAAACCTCCAGTGAATTCTACTACCAAACCAGGGGAAGAATGATCTATTTGTCAATAACTGAACACCAGATAGCTTTAGAGTTTTTTCTTTTGGAATTGACCGAATTTAAACAGGAACTCGTTGCTCACCTAAAATTGCAAGCACTCTCCAAGGTGTAAAGAGACCCAATAGATATGCCAACATTGTCCCAAACGTTAAACAAAGCTATACGCCAAGAAAGAAACATTAAAGAGCGAACCGTTAAACATTAATTTACCAAGATATAGATGAAAGAGCATGGATTAGTGTCATAAGTGAAATAAAACCAACATTATTAATGGATCCAAGGACTCCTCTCATGTTTTGCGGTGAAATCTCCGCTATATATACAGGTACCTATACATGACAAACAGGACGAATTTGGCTAAGTAGGAGTTTTCCATTATAACTCCAACTAGAGCTAACAGAAAAGTAAAACAAGTAAAATTTACCACATAGGAAATAATGCCCACACCAAATCCTTCCATCAATCTTCCCATGTATAAAAATGACGTGTCCTGTTAATAGTAGAAAATGCATTGATTGAAGTAAACTTCCTATAATAAGATGTAACTGAAATGTGCAGCATGTTACAACTAACCACTTACTCTGGCAAATGAAATGGCAAGCCATCCGCTAATATTAGGAATTGATGCAATCATTAGTGTCTGTATTGCAATATAAAAAGAGGGCGTAAATCATAAAATAAAGAATTTAACTTCTATATATACTGGCAAGTCACCTAAACGATAACTATAGGTTACTGTCCGTAATAAGTGGATTAGTAACCTAGAATATTATGCAAGTAACTGCTAAGATAGGTTAAATACATTGATGGTGTAAAACGTTTTTGCACACGTTAGTGtatcaaataaaacaaaaaaagggcagcccggtacaTAAGGTATCCTGCGTTCACACAGGGTCCTGGAAAGAGCCGCACCATAAGGGGTATGATGTAGACAGCCTAACCTATAAGTGCTTCTTCCACGGCTCGAATTCGTGACCTATACGTCACATGGAGACAACTTTATGTTGCTCCAAGGCTCCTTTACCGTTAGTGTACATAAGTTAAATTCATATAAAAAACCAGTAAACTTTCTTGCTCCATAGTAAGAATTTGACAATGTACAATTGAATATGCTTAGTGTTATACCCCTTTTCGGCCAATGTATTCAGATATTTGACCACTTGCAATCGCACCAACCATTGCACCCACATTCGCTAAAGATCCAAAGATTGAAAACTGTTCATGAGAATAAGAGAAGTTATTCTAACATAACATCAAAACCGTGATATTCAAAGTGCCTGAAACCTTGTAACACTTAACCATTATCAAAATATCAGGCTTGATTTTACACTGTTCTCTAGATACTAAGCACATTTCCTCTAAAAAGAAACAGTGAAATTGATGACTATAACAATAATGTACTATTGGAAAGAGAATAATAACCTCTGAAATTGAAAGTAAGAGGTCGTCCATGATGTCAGACTGCGTAGGATTAGTGTACCCCAACTGCATAAATAGTCAGCCAAGCATAAGTAATCAATACAAAGAAAACAATGTATGATTATTAACAATTACTAGTACTCTTTTAGGATTCATTTGAGAAAGGTTAACATCGTTGCATTAAACAACTTTTTAATCTTAATAATTTCAGTTTGTACTTAAAGATAGTACTCTTACTAGAATGACATGACATTCTGTAAATCACAAGATACTAAAAGTACTAAATTTTATACTTTTATAAGAATAACATGACACTCTGTAAACCACAAGTACTAAAAAGGAATTAACTTTGAGAATGCTACAGATTTAACTTCTGTACACTCTTAATTAGTGTAAATAGATTAAATCCGTCGTCATATGCATGAGTCAAATGTTTTTATATCTTAAAATATGTATCCAGTCAaacagaagaaagaaaaagaaaaagttagCCCTACGGTGAAGCCAAATTGGATGGAGCCTAAGGCAACAATGAGGACACAGAGATAAATGGAGATAGATTCACGAAGTATTTGCGCGGATGATTCCATCATGCTATTGCTGGATTGCCTTGACCCCATTCGATACCAACTTCCAGCATGCAACAATGGCTTCCTAATAAGCCCTTCGTCAGAGCTAGCTGAATCATCTCTAAAATACGTCCGCGCAATGTCTTTCCCTTTTGGTGGCAGTAATGGCTTTCGAAGCAACCCCTCCTCAGAGCTTACGGAATCTTCTCGAAAACTCATTTTGCAAATGTCTTTCCTTTTTGCTTTGCAATATTAATTGTGGCTGAAGGCGATGACATGGCTGAAGATGGTAATGAGGGAATAGATCAGCAACTGAGTCTAGGAACGAATGCTACGAAGACGGACAAGGTTGACCCATGTATGTAAATTCGAGTGGCAACACTTGAAGGAAGTTGACGCGTGTTGAATGCAAAGAAAACACAACACTTCTAAATCAGTTACACtaattttttatttgaatttaaataagtATTTATCAAGAGTGTAAAGACATTTTCCACCATTAATGTAGTTTAATTGTGTAATCAATCGTAGTAGGTTAGTTTAATCAATCATAATAGTGTAACCAattactagtatatatatatatatatatatatatatatatatatatatattatagtgaACT contains:
- the LOC104236366 gene encoding sugar transporter ERD6-like 4, whose protein sequence is MSFREDSVSSEEGLLRKPLLPPKGKDIARTYFRDDSASSDEGLIRKPLLHAGSWYRMGSRQSSNSMMESSAQILRESISIYLCVLIVALGSIQFGFTLGYTNPTQSDIMDDLLLSISEFSIFGSLANVGAMVGAIASGQISEYIGRKGTLMIASIPNISGWLAISFARDTSFLYMGRLMEGFGVGIISYVVPVYIAEISPQNMRGVLGSINNLCLTFGTMLAYLLGLFTPWRVLAILGMLPCTLLIPGLFFIPESPRWLAKMGNFEDFETSLQVLRGFDTDISLEVNEIKRSVGSSSKKATIRFSELKRKRYYYPLLIGIGLLTLQQLSGINGVLFYSSNIFKSAGVSSSKAATFGIGAIQVIVTAIAASLVDRAGRRVLLIMSSALMTVSSFLVAIAFYLKDLTPESWHPAFGILSLVGLVVLVMAFGLGLGSIPWIIMSEILPVNIKSLGGSVATLANWLTSWVVTMTANLLLTWSEGGTFIIYAMMSASTVVFVRLWVPETKGRTLEEIQRSFR